A genome region from Streptomyces xanthophaeus includes the following:
- a CDS encoding MerR family transcriptional regulator — MRIGEIAAVVGLTTRAIRHYHHVGLLPEPERRPNGYRAYSLRDAVLLARVRRLTELGLSLDEVRDVLADDAGRELADVLTELDADLARQEAEIQERRRRLAVLLAAGPGEAEPLSPGLAALLAKAPRTDSPAAAKDREHLTLLDATGAGGQEMYAALGPLAADPAVLALYVRLDELADAPVDDPRIPPLAAELVAAVPDEVFAAIPTDGVVVTGFKEALLAEYAPAQAEVVRLVMEAFMERGRG, encoded by the coding sequence ATGCGGATCGGAGAGATCGCCGCGGTCGTCGGGCTCACCACCCGGGCGATCCGGCACTACCACCATGTCGGGCTGCTCCCGGAACCGGAGCGGCGCCCCAACGGCTACCGGGCCTACAGCCTCCGTGACGCCGTCCTGCTGGCCCGCGTACGCCGGCTCACCGAGCTCGGGCTCAGCCTCGACGAGGTACGGGACGTCCTCGCGGACGACGCCGGGCGCGAACTCGCCGACGTCCTCACGGAACTCGACGCCGACCTCGCCCGCCAGGAGGCCGAGATCCAGGAGCGGCGGCGCCGGCTCGCCGTGCTGCTCGCCGCCGGGCCGGGGGAGGCCGAGCCGCTCTCGCCCGGGCTCGCCGCGCTGCTGGCGAAGGCGCCGCGGACCGACTCGCCGGCCGCCGCCAAGGACCGCGAACACCTGACCCTCCTCGACGCCACGGGCGCGGGCGGCCAGGAGATGTACGCGGCGCTCGGGCCGCTGGCCGCCGATCCCGCCGTGCTCGCGCTGTACGTGCGCCTCGACGAGCTCGCCGACGCGCCCGTGGACGACCCCCGGATCCCGCCCCTGGCGGCAGAGCTGGTGGCGGCCGTCCCCGACGAGGTGTTCGCCGCGATCCCCACCGACGGGGTGGTCGTGACCGGGTTCAAGGAGGCGCTGCTCGCCGAGTACGCGCCCGCGCAGGCCGAAGTCGTCCGCCTCGTCATGGAGGCGTTCATGGAGAGGGGGCGGGGATGA
- a CDS encoding zinc ribbon domain-containing protein yields MNAEPADQIRLLDVQALDVRLSQLAHKRKSLPEHAELDSLTKDLAQQRDLLVAAQTQASDTAREQTKAEQDVDQVRQRAVRDQQRLDSGVGISARDLANLQSEVVSLAKRQGDLEDVVLEVMERLEGAQERVTALTERVSALEAKAADATARRDAATSEIDAEVAKVTKDREVIVTSMPADLMALYEKIRVKQGGVGAARLYQRRCEGCRLELDMAEVNEIKAAARDQIVRHENCGRILVRTADSGI; encoded by the coding sequence CTGAACGCCGAGCCCGCCGACCAGATCCGACTTCTCGACGTCCAGGCCCTGGACGTCCGGCTGTCTCAGCTCGCCCACAAGCGCAAGTCGCTGCCCGAGCACGCCGAGCTCGACTCGCTCACCAAGGACCTGGCGCAGCAGCGCGACCTGCTCGTCGCCGCCCAGACCCAGGCGAGCGACACCGCGCGCGAGCAGACCAAGGCGGAGCAGGACGTGGACCAGGTGCGCCAGCGCGCCGTCCGCGACCAGCAGCGGCTCGACTCGGGCGTGGGCATCTCGGCCCGGGACCTGGCGAACCTGCAGAGCGAGGTCGTCTCCCTCGCCAAGCGCCAGGGCGACCTGGAGGACGTGGTCCTGGAGGTCATGGAGCGTCTGGAGGGTGCGCAGGAGCGCGTCACCGCGCTGACCGAGCGCGTCTCGGCCCTGGAGGCCAAGGCCGCGGACGCCACCGCGCGCCGTGACGCGGCGACCTCCGAGATCGACGCCGAGGTCGCGAAGGTCACCAAGGACCGCGAGGTCATCGTCACGTCCATGCCCGCCGACCTGATGGCGCTGTACGAGAAGATCCGCGTCAAGCAGGGCGGGGTCGGCGCCGCGCGCCTCTACCAGCGCCGCTGCGAGGGCTGCCGGCTGGAGCTCGACATGGCCGAGGTCAACGAGATCAAGGCCGCGGCCCGCGACCAGATCGTCCGTCACGAGAACTGCGGCCGCATCCTGGTCCGTACGGCCGACTCGGGCATCTGA
- a CDS encoding 3-oxoacyl-ACP reductase: MSLPLEGLSAIVTGAGRGLGRAEAIELARLGANVVVNDFGQPGRDGSGEASAAPAEEVAAEIRAAGGRAVAHLGDVADFGQARELVELAVSSFGKLDILVNNAGILRDRMVFSMSEEEWDSVIRVHLKGHFNTTHFASVHWRERSKVAGGPVYGRIVNTSSEAFLGGSAGQPNYSAAKGGIVGLTTSTALALAKYGVTANAICPRARTRMTEDVFAGFQVPEEGKLDALAPEHVAPLVGYLASPASARANGQLFVVHGGIVAVMERPKVAAKFDTAKESFSYEELDELLTPHYEARPANETFAATEVLGLKHA, encoded by the coding sequence ATGTCACTCCCACTTGAGGGGCTCTCCGCCATCGTCACGGGTGCGGGCCGCGGGCTCGGCCGGGCCGAGGCGATCGAGCTCGCGCGGCTCGGCGCGAACGTGGTCGTCAACGACTTCGGCCAGCCGGGACGGGACGGTTCCGGGGAGGCCTCGGCCGCCCCGGCGGAGGAGGTCGCCGCGGAGATCCGCGCCGCGGGCGGCCGGGCGGTGGCGCACCTGGGCGACGTGGCCGACTTCGGGCAGGCGCGGGAACTGGTCGAGCTGGCGGTGTCCAGCTTCGGGAAGCTGGACATCCTGGTCAACAACGCGGGCATCCTGCGCGACCGGATGGTCTTCTCGATGTCGGAGGAGGAATGGGACTCGGTGATCCGGGTCCACCTCAAGGGTCACTTCAACACCACCCACTTCGCGTCCGTGCACTGGCGCGAGCGCTCCAAGGTGGCGGGCGGCCCGGTCTACGGCCGGATCGTCAACACCTCCTCCGAGGCCTTCCTCGGCGGTTCGGCCGGCCAGCCGAACTACTCGGCGGCCAAGGGCGGCATCGTGGGCCTGACCACCTCGACCGCGCTGGCGCTCGCGAAGTACGGGGTGACGGCCAACGCCATCTGCCCGCGCGCCCGTACCCGGATGACCGAGGACGTCTTCGCCGGCTTCCAGGTCCCGGAGGAGGGCAAGCTGGACGCCCTCGCGCCCGAGCACGTCGCACCGCTCGTCGGGTACCTGGCCTCGCCCGCCTCCGCCCGGGCCAACGGCCAGCTGTTCGTCGTGCACGGCGGCATCGTGGCCGTCATGGAGCGCCCGAAGGTGGCCGCCAAGTTCGACACGGCCAAGGAGTCCTTCTCCTACGAGGAGCTCGACGAGCTCCTGACCCCGCACTACGAGGCCAGGCCGGCGAACGAGACCTTCGCCGCGACCGAGGTGCTGGGCCTCAAGCACGCCTAG
- a CDS encoding peptidoglycan recognition protein family protein has protein sequence MVTIISRSEWGARSPFKPQRLSWKPWQGGVVIHHHGAGSWPVYEHDRCYGQMRSVQLTAMYPWPFLQEQFNDIPYSFVVCQHGGIFEGTGTQVRSEANGTQTVGANQDYYSVMGLIESENQPTRAMLDSIRELIAHLRENHSAGPIIRGHRDVFNTECPGNLYPHIQEFYPDLGPGEPDPTPPKPARPLFLYSRSQWGARPPREVTRIDPGSRTGFTVHYSAGPAGQTVRQIQNYHMDSNGWSDVGYNFLVDVEGRIYEGRGWDVVGAHATGHNTTHIGVCFIGEDGDATPRALSAIRGLYNEANSRTGRTLAMTWHGGLSGQSTQCPGPGLRAWVQGGMNASTLPIRTGTGDLGGDSSGSTGGGMTSVRTIAAQQEAVNQLGYSPALEVDGIWGPKTDAGVRWLQQKVGAGADGLWGPATEAAYSAHTGGSGTGSGSGSGGGMTSVRSVKAQQQAVNALGYSPALEADGIWGPKTDAGVRWLQQKVGAGADGLWGPATEAAYNGYLDDGAMLTVDGQWGPATIRATQKVIGVTVDGQWGPNSVRGLQRHLNTWSNAGLVVDGAAGPGTYKALQTHLNKMTGAGLAVDGAWGPATVRALQTALNRGQF, from the coding sequence GTGGTCACGATCATCAGTCGAAGCGAATGGGGAGCCAGGTCCCCCTTCAAGCCGCAGAGGCTGTCCTGGAAGCCCTGGCAGGGCGGGGTGGTCATCCATCATCACGGCGCCGGCAGCTGGCCCGTGTACGAGCACGACAGGTGCTACGGCCAGATGCGGAGCGTGCAGCTGACGGCGATGTACCCCTGGCCGTTCCTCCAGGAGCAGTTCAACGACATCCCCTACAGCTTCGTCGTCTGCCAGCACGGCGGCATCTTCGAGGGCACGGGCACCCAGGTGCGGTCGGAGGCGAACGGCACGCAGACCGTGGGCGCCAATCAGGACTACTACTCCGTCATGGGTCTGATCGAGAGCGAGAACCAGCCCACGCGGGCCATGCTCGACTCCATCCGCGAGCTGATCGCCCATCTGCGGGAGAACCATTCGGCGGGCCCCATCATCCGCGGCCACCGGGACGTCTTCAACACCGAGTGCCCCGGGAACCTCTATCCGCACATACAGGAGTTCTACCCGGACCTGGGACCCGGCGAGCCGGACCCCACTCCCCCCAAGCCCGCCCGGCCGCTCTTCCTCTACTCGCGCAGCCAGTGGGGCGCCCGGCCGCCGCGTGAGGTGACCCGGATCGATCCCGGCAGCCGCACCGGATTCACCGTCCACTACTCCGCGGGGCCGGCCGGCCAGACGGTCCGCCAGATCCAGAACTACCACATGGACTCCAACGGCTGGTCGGACGTCGGTTACAACTTCCTCGTCGACGTCGAAGGGCGGATCTACGAGGGCCGCGGCTGGGACGTGGTCGGTGCCCACGCGACCGGACACAACACCACCCACATCGGCGTCTGCTTCATCGGAGAAGACGGCGACGCGACGCCCCGCGCACTGTCGGCCATCCGCGGCCTCTACAACGAGGCGAACTCCCGGACCGGCCGAACCCTGGCGATGACGTGGCACGGCGGACTCTCCGGCCAGTCCACGCAGTGCCCGGGGCCCGGCCTGCGCGCCTGGGTCCAGGGCGGAATGAACGCGTCCACCCTGCCGATCCGGACCGGTACGGGCGACCTCGGCGGCGACTCCAGCGGCAGCACGGGCGGCGGCATGACGTCGGTCCGGACCATCGCGGCGCAGCAGGAGGCCGTCAACCAGCTCGGCTACAGCCCGGCACTGGAGGTCGACGGCATCTGGGGCCCGAAGACCGACGCCGGCGTGCGCTGGCTCCAGCAGAAGGTCGGAGCGGGCGCCGACGGCCTGTGGGGACCGGCCACCGAAGCCGCGTACTCGGCCCACACGGGCGGCTCCGGCACGGGCTCGGGCTCGGGCTCGGGCGGCGGCATGACCTCCGTACGTTCGGTCAAGGCGCAGCAGCAGGCCGTCAACGCGCTCGGCTACAGCCCGGCACTGGAGGCCGACGGCATCTGGGGCCCGAAGACCGACGCCGGCGTGCGCTGGCTCCAGCAGAAGGTCGGAGCGGGCGCCGACGGCCTGTGGGGACCGGCCACCGAAGCCGCGTACAACGGCTATCTCGACGACGGCGCGATGCTCACCGTCGACGGCCAGTGGGGTCCGGCCACCATCCGCGCCACGCAGAAGGTCATCGGCGTCACCGTCGACGGCCAGTGGGGTCCGAACTCCGTTCGGGGCCTCCAGCGCCACCTGAACACGTGGAGCAACGCGGGGCTGGTGGTGGACGGGGCCGCGGGTCCCGGGACGTACAAGGCGCTGCAGACCCACCTCAACAAGATGACCGGGGCCGGTCTGGCCGTGGACGGCGCCTGGGGTCCGGCCACTGTTCGAGCGCTCCAGACCGCTCTGAACCGGGGGCAGTTCTGA
- the yaaA gene encoding peroxide stress protein YaaA, translated as MLVLLPPSEGKAAGGSGAPLKPEALSLPGLAPARAVVLEELVELCAADETKAREVLGLSEGLRGEVAKNAELRTAGARPAGEIYTGVLYDALGLAGLPAAARASAEDALLVFSGLWGAVRVTDAIPSYRCSMGVKLPGLGALGAYWRGPMAEVMPEAAGDGLVLDLRSAAYGAAWKPKGEVAGRTASVRVLHSQTVDGVEKRSVVSHFNKATKGRLVRDLLLAGAAPDSPAELVTALRDLGYTVEAEAPAKPAKAWSLDVVVTQIHH; from the coding sequence GTGCTCGTGCTGCTGCCGCCGTCCGAAGGAAAGGCCGCCGGCGGCTCCGGCGCACCCCTGAAGCCGGAGGCGCTGTCGCTGCCCGGTCTGGCCCCGGCCCGTGCGGTGGTGCTGGAGGAGCTGGTCGAGCTGTGCGCGGCGGACGAGACGAAGGCGCGCGAGGTGCTGGGCCTGAGCGAGGGCCTGCGCGGCGAGGTCGCCAAGAACGCGGAGCTGCGTACGGCGGGCGCCCGTCCGGCGGGCGAGATCTACACGGGCGTGCTCTACGACGCGCTGGGCCTGGCCGGCCTGCCCGCGGCGGCGCGGGCGTCGGCCGAGGACGCGCTGCTCGTCTTCTCGGGGCTGTGGGGTGCGGTGCGCGTCACCGACGCGATCCCCTCGTACCGCTGCTCGATGGGGGTGAAGCTGCCCGGGCTGGGCGCGCTCGGCGCGTACTGGCGGGGGCCGATGGCGGAGGTCATGCCGGAAGCGGCCGGGGACGGGCTGGTGCTGGACCTGCGGTCGGCGGCGTACGGGGCCGCGTGGAAGCCGAAGGGTGAGGTGGCGGGTCGGACCGCGTCCGTCCGGGTGCTGCACTCGCAGACGGTGGACGGGGTCGAGAAGCGGTCGGTGGTGAGCCACTTCAACAAGGCGACGAAGGGGCGGCTGGTACGGGACCTGCTGCTGGCCGGGGCCGCTCCGGATTCGCCCGCAGAGCTGGTCACGGCCCTGCGGGACCTGGGGTACACGGTCGAGGCCGAGGCCCCTGCGAAGCCGGCGAAGGCCTGGTCCCTCGACGTGGTCGTGACGCAGATCCACCACTGA
- a CDS encoding PhoX family protein, giving the protein MSPHPSPSFTDVVAARMSRRSVLLSGALAVAAAGLSASPASATGRTDPGPGGAGPDTAELGFTAVPVSDADAVTVPAGYTAQTLAPWGQPIRAGGPAWRKDGSGSAADQALQIGSHHSGMHFFPLHRGPAGSRRGMLVINHESADPALLHHDGGAGGPARDRVAKELAAQGVSVVEVELTERGGWRVLDSRRNARITGTSPVTFSGPVGADHPALRTGRPPVGTLSNSGYGVTPWGTYLACEENTNAWFGTADHTWQPTRTQRRYGLGANGHGRRWHEADPRFDLAANGNEPHRFGWVLEIDPFAAQRSPVKRTALGRFNHSSAAVTESGGRAVVYSGDDQDGGYLYKFVGDGPWKTHRSKGRSPLDHGTLHVARFGEDGTGRWLPLSHGHGPLTPALGWRDQADVLLRAREAADALGATPLDRPQQITVSPNSQDVYCALANGTGGHHPGQGSGGPRDTNPYGHIVRWREEGGAGAHDGFSWDVVVLGGDQVHGEGVLPDAGTFGSPKGLVFDSAGRMWIQTGISNHAVSQAGHKGLGNNAVLVAAPRGEVRRFLTAPRGAEVTAAVLTPDMRTMFVSIQHPGERTAAWGEPTPENPRAVSDWPDRDPAGRPRSATVVVRRTDGGVIGAR; this is encoded by the coding sequence ATGTCCCCTCACCCGAGCCCGTCTTTCACGGACGTGGTCGCCGCCCGGATGTCCCGGCGGAGCGTGCTGCTCTCCGGCGCCCTCGCGGTGGCGGCGGCCGGCCTCTCCGCGTCCCCGGCATCCGCCACGGGCCGGACCGACCCCGGTCCGGGCGGGGCGGGCCCGGACACCGCGGAGCTCGGCTTCACCGCCGTACCGGTCAGCGACGCCGACGCGGTCACCGTGCCCGCGGGCTACACGGCACAGACGCTCGCCCCGTGGGGGCAGCCGATACGCGCGGGCGGTCCGGCATGGCGCAAGGACGGCTCCGGCTCCGCCGCCGACCAGGCCCTGCAGATCGGGTCCCATCACAGCGGAATGCACTTCTTCCCGCTGCACCGCGGCCCGGCCGGCAGCCGCCGCGGCATGCTCGTGATCAACCACGAGTCCGCGGACCCCGCCCTCCTCCACCACGACGGGGGCGCCGGTGGGCCGGCCAGGGACCGGGTCGCCAAGGAGCTCGCCGCCCAGGGCGTCAGCGTCGTGGAGGTCGAGCTGACCGAGCGCGGCGGCTGGCGCGTCCTCGACTCGCGGCGCAACGCCCGGATCACCGGCACCAGCCCCGTCACCTTCTCCGGGCCGGTCGGGGCGGACCACCCGGCCCTGCGGACCGGACGCCCGCCGGTGGGCACGCTCAGCAACAGCGGGTACGGGGTGACGCCCTGGGGCACGTACCTGGCCTGCGAGGAGAACACGAACGCATGGTTCGGCACGGCCGACCACACCTGGCAGCCGACCCGCACCCAGCGCCGCTACGGCCTCGGCGCGAACGGCCACGGGAGGCGGTGGCACGAGGCGGACCCGCGCTTCGACCTCGCCGCCAACGGCAACGAACCGCACCGCTTCGGCTGGGTCCTGGAGATCGACCCCTTCGCCGCGCAGCGCTCCCCGGTCAAGCGGACCGCTCTCGGCCGCTTCAACCACTCCTCGGCGGCGGTGACCGAATCGGGCGGGCGGGCCGTCGTCTACAGCGGCGACGACCAGGACGGCGGCTACCTCTACAAGTTCGTGGGGGACGGTCCCTGGAAGACACACCGGTCGAAGGGCCGCAGTCCGCTGGACCACGGCACCCTCCACGTGGCGCGCTTCGGGGAGGACGGCACCGGCCGCTGGCTGCCGCTGTCGCACGGACACGGCCCGCTGACCCCGGCGCTGGGATGGCGGGACCAGGCCGACGTCCTGCTGCGCGCCCGGGAAGCCGCCGACGCCCTCGGTGCCACGCCTCTCGACCGGCCCCAGCAGATCACCGTCAGCCCGAACAGCCAGGACGTGTACTGCGCACTGGCCAACGGCACCGGCGGCCACCACCCCGGCCAGGGCTCCGGCGGCCCCCGTGACACCAACCCGTACGGGCACATCGTCCGCTGGCGGGAGGAAGGCGGTGCCGGCGCACACGACGGCTTCAGCTGGGACGTCGTCGTACTCGGCGGCGATCAGGTGCACGGCGAGGGCGTACTGCCGGACGCCGGGACGTTCGGCTCTCCGAAGGGCCTCGTGTTCGACTCCGCCGGACGGATGTGGATCCAGACCGGGATCTCCAACCACGCGGTGAGCCAGGCGGGCCACAAGGGCCTCGGCAACAACGCGGTGCTGGTCGCCGCACCGCGCGGCGAGGTCCGGCGCTTCCTGACCGCGCCGCGGGGCGCGGAGGTCACCGCGGCCGTGCTCACCCCGGACATGCGGACGATGTTCGTCAGCATCCAGCACCCCGGGGAACGCACGGCGGCCTGGGGGGAGCCCACGCCGGAGAACCCGCGGGCCGTCAGCGACTGGCCCGACCGCGACCCGGCGGGCCGTCCCCGCTCGGCCACGGTCGTCGTCCGCCGCACGGACGGCGGCGTCATCGGCGCGCGCTGA
- a CDS encoding RNB domain-containing ribonuclease: MPRRQMHMTGADGAALRAALRELRTKLEVPEVFPAAVLAEAEHAAAHPRLPDLDSTDVPFFTIDPPASVDLDQAMHLAKRSGGGYRVQYAIADVAAFVTPGGALDTEAHRRVTTLYFPDGKVPLHPAVLSEGAASLLPDQIRPALVWRFDLDPDGRVETVDVRRALIRSRARLDYDGVQKAIDTGTAEEPLALLKDVGRLREALEQARGGISLNVPEQEVVERGGTYSLAYRAPLPADGWNAQISLMTGMAAADLMLATGTGILRTLPSAPDGAVGRLRRTAKALRIDWPHHVPYAELVRSLDPHRPAHAAFLQECTALLRGAGYTVFTGGESPDPAIHSAVAAPYTHCTAPLRRLVDRYAGELCLAAVAGTEPPPWVVAALPALPDELAEGSRLANTVERESVDLVEAAVLKDRVGETFEATVIDVKDREPLVGTVHLEDPAVVGRVRSTTLDLPLGERIRVRLAEADPGTSKILFAPV; the protein is encoded by the coding sequence ATGCCACGCCGTCAGATGCACATGACCGGCGCAGACGGGGCTGCTCTGCGGGCCGCGCTGCGCGAACTGCGGACGAAGCTGGAGGTGCCCGAGGTCTTCCCGGCGGCGGTCCTCGCCGAGGCCGAGCACGCGGCGGCGCACCCCCGCCTCCCGGACCTGGACAGTACGGACGTCCCCTTCTTCACGATCGACCCGCCGGCCTCCGTCGACCTCGACCAGGCCATGCACCTGGCGAAGCGCTCCGGCGGCGGTTACCGGGTCCAGTACGCCATCGCCGACGTCGCCGCCTTCGTCACCCCCGGCGGCGCGCTCGACACCGAGGCCCACCGCCGCGTGACCACCCTCTACTTCCCCGACGGAAAGGTCCCGCTGCACCCGGCCGTCCTCTCGGAGGGCGCGGCCAGCCTGCTGCCCGACCAGATCCGACCGGCCCTGGTGTGGCGCTTCGACCTCGACCCCGACGGCCGGGTCGAGACCGTCGACGTCCGCCGCGCGCTGATCCGCAGCCGCGCCCGACTCGACTACGACGGCGTCCAGAAGGCCATCGACACCGGAACGGCGGAGGAGCCGCTCGCCCTCCTGAAGGACGTCGGCCGGCTCCGCGAGGCCCTGGAACAGGCGCGCGGCGGCATCTCCCTCAACGTGCCCGAGCAGGAGGTCGTCGAGCGCGGCGGCACGTACTCCCTGGCGTACCGGGCCCCGCTGCCCGCCGACGGCTGGAACGCGCAGATCTCCCTGATGACCGGCATGGCCGCGGCCGATCTGATGCTGGCCACCGGCACGGGCATCCTGCGTACGCTGCCCAGCGCCCCCGACGGCGCGGTCGGCAGGCTCCGGCGGACGGCGAAGGCCCTGCGGATCGACTGGCCGCACCACGTGCCGTACGCCGAGCTCGTGCGCTCCCTCGACCCGCACCGCCCCGCCCACGCCGCCTTCCTCCAGGAGTGCACGGCGCTGCTGCGTGGGGCGGGCTACACGGTCTTCACCGGCGGCGAGAGCCCCGACCCGGCGATCCACTCCGCGGTGGCGGCCCCGTACACGCACTGCACCGCGCCGCTGCGCCGCCTCGTCGACCGGTACGCCGGCGAGCTGTGCCTGGCGGCGGTGGCCGGGACCGAACCGCCGCCGTGGGTGGTGGCGGCCCTTCCCGCGCTCCCGGACGAGCTGGCGGAGGGCAGCCGGCTGGCGAACACGGTGGAGCGGGAGTCCGTGGACCTGGTCGAGGCCGCCGTGCTGAAGGACCGGGTCGGGGAGACCTTCGAGGCCACGGTCATCGACGTCAAGGACCGGGAGCCGCTGGTGGGCACGGTCCACCTGGAGGACCCGGCGGTGGTCGGCCGTGTCCGCTCCACCACGCTCGACCTGCCCCTGGGCGAACGGATCCGGGTCCGGCTGGCGGAGGCCGACCCGGGGACGTCGAAGATCCTCTTCGCGCCCGTCTAG
- a CDS encoding Nif3-like dinuclear metal center hexameric protein, with protein MPRLSEVIAALDALWPPSRAEQWDAVGTVCGDPDAEVTRVLFAVDPVQEIADEAVKLGADLIVTHHPLYLRGTTTVEAGTFKGRVVHTLIKNDIALHVAHTNADTADPGVSDALAGALGLRITGPLVPDPSDPEGRRGLGRICELDHPETLREFAARAAAWLPPTAQGIRVAGDPDAPVHRVAVSGGSGDSLFEQVRAAGVDVFLTADLRHHPVSEAREASRPLALVDAAHWATEWPWCEQAAAQLDAISERHGWGLRTHVSRTVTDPWTAHAPSVTPPSISGAPN; from the coding sequence GTGCCCCGTCTCTCTGAAGTCATCGCCGCGCTGGACGCTCTCTGGCCCCCCTCGCGGGCCGAGCAGTGGGATGCCGTCGGAACCGTCTGCGGCGACCCCGACGCCGAGGTCACCCGGGTCCTGTTCGCCGTGGACCCCGTCCAGGAGATCGCCGACGAGGCGGTCAAGCTGGGCGCCGACCTGATCGTCACCCACCACCCCCTCTACCTGCGGGGCACCACCACCGTCGAGGCCGGCACCTTCAAGGGCCGCGTCGTGCACACGCTGATCAAGAACGACATCGCGCTGCACGTCGCCCACACCAACGCCGACACCGCCGACCCGGGCGTCTCCGACGCCCTCGCCGGCGCCCTCGGCCTGCGCATCACCGGCCCGCTGGTGCCCGACCCGAGCGACCCGGAAGGCCGCCGGGGCCTCGGCCGGATCTGCGAACTGGACCACCCCGAGACCCTGCGCGAGTTCGCCGCCCGCGCCGCGGCCTGGCTGCCGCCGACCGCCCAGGGCATCCGCGTGGCCGGCGACCCGGACGCGCCGGTCCACCGCGTCGCCGTCAGCGGGGGCTCCGGCGACAGCCTCTTCGAGCAGGTCCGCGCCGCCGGTGTCGACGTCTTCCTGACCGCCGACCTGCGCCACCACCCGGTGTCCGAGGCCCGCGAGGCGAGCCGTCCGCTCGCCCTCGTCGACGCCGCCCACTGGGCCACCGAGTGGCCCTGGTGCGAGCAGGCCGCAGCCCAGCTCGACGCGATCTCCGAGCGCCACGGCTGGGGCCTGCGTACCCACGTCTCGCGCACGGTCACCGACCCGTGGACGGCCCACGCGCCGTCCGTCACACCCCCTTCTATCTCTGGAGCCCCCAACTGA
- a CDS encoding bifunctional RNase H/acid phosphatase, whose amino-acid sequence MPQFVVEADGGSRGNPGPAGYGAVVLDPATGETLAERAEYIGIATNNVAEYKGLIAGLAAARELASDAQVLVRMDSKLVVEQMSGRWKIKHPDMKPLAAEAARILPRAQVTYEWIPREQNKHADRLANEAMDAGKRGKQWEPSASTAALDHGAARALATPPAPAGPPGDAAKGAAAVRAALVSASGAAATSAQELADTLFADAEALADAIEPCLDADAPAVAAGSHGWGPDMGAPATFVLLRHGETALTPQKRFSGSGGSDPELSPAGRRQAAAVAEALAARGTIQTVISSPLIRCRETAQAVADRLGLTVTVEEGLREVDFGAWEGLTFAEVQQRFPDDLQAWLDSPKAAPTGGGESFMSATRRISATRDRLLSAHAGRTVLLVTHVTPVKILVRLALGAPPEALFRMELSAASLSAVAYYADGNASVRLLNDTSHLR is encoded by the coding sequence ATGCCGCAGTTTGTCGTGGAGGCGGACGGCGGGTCCCGGGGCAACCCGGGGCCGGCCGGCTACGGCGCGGTGGTGCTCGACCCGGCGACGGGCGAGACGCTGGCGGAGCGTGCCGAGTACATCGGCATCGCGACGAACAACGTGGCCGAGTACAAGGGCCTGATCGCCGGGCTCGCGGCGGCCCGTGAGCTCGCCTCCGACGCGCAGGTCCTGGTCCGGATGGACTCGAAGCTGGTCGTCGAGCAGATGTCGGGCCGCTGGAAGATCAAGCACCCGGACATGAAGCCGCTCGCCGCCGAGGCCGCGCGGATCCTGCCGCGCGCCCAGGTGACGTACGAGTGGATCCCGCGCGAGCAGAACAAGCACGCGGACCGGCTCGCTAACGAGGCCATGGACGCGGGCAAGCGCGGCAAGCAGTGGGAGCCGTCGGCCTCCACGGCCGCCCTCGACCACGGCGCGGCGCGCGCCCTGGCCACCCCGCCGGCCCCGGCGGGACCGCCGGGGGACGCGGCGAAGGGGGCCGCGGCCGTCCGCGCGGCCCTGGTCTCCGCCTCCGGAGCCGCGGCCACGTCGGCCCAGGAGCTCGCCGACACGCTGTTCGCCGACGCCGAGGCCCTCGCCGACGCGATCGAACCCTGCCTCGACGCCGATGCCCCGGCGGTCGCCGCGGGCAGTCACGGCTGGGGCCCGGACATGGGGGCGCCGGCCACCTTCGTGCTGCTCCGGCACGGCGAGACCGCCCTCACCCCGCAGAAGCGCTTCTCGGGCAGCGGCGGCAGCGACCCCGAACTGTCCCCGGCCGGCCGCCGGCAGGCCGCCGCCGTGGCCGAGGCGCTCGCCGCCCGCGGCACCATCCAGACGGTCATCAGCTCCCCGCTGATCCGCTGCCGTGAGACCGCCCAGGCGGTCGCGGACCGCCTCGGCCTCACCGTGACGGTCGAAGAGGGCCTGCGCGAGGTGGACTTCGGGGCATGGGAGGGCCTGACCTTCGCCGAGGTGCAGCAGCGCTTCCCGGACGACCTCCAGGCGTGGCTGGACTCCCCGAAGGCGGCCCCCACGGGCGGCGGTGAGAGCTTCATGTCCGCCACCCGCCGGATCTCGGCGACCCGCGACCGCCTGCTGTCCGCCCACGCGGGCCGCACGGTCCTGCTGGTCACCCACGTGACCCCGGTCAAGATCCTGGTCCGCCTGGCCCTGGGCGCACCGCCGGAAGCCCTGTTCCGGATGGAGCTCTCGGCGGCCTCCCTCTCGGCGGTGGCCTACTACGCCGACGGCAACGCCTCGGTCCGCCTCCTGAACGACACGTCCCACCTGCGGTAG